The nucleotide sequence aacttctaaggtctcttcaagcAATAAAAACTTCATTCaagatctaaatctataatcccatgATCCTACCTGCTTTCGAGTAAATGCTAGATTTTTCCACTCTTGATTTAAAGCCTTCAGCATTTCCTAAAAAATAACATACATTTGGTTAGTTccagggaaaagaaacaaaataaaaataactataattgGCATGGTTCCtttaagaaatcaagaaatgaaaatattatctaAGAGAAGAGTCAACACAACCAATTTCTAATATCATTTTACAATAAACTGAAGCTATACTTTGAACTAAATGTAGCTACTGACCTTTGTAACtaacacagaaaggaaaacaCTCAAAAACCAGGAATACATTCACACCAATTGCAAAAGCTACAGGATTTTTGCAGTTCTATGGcttattttgaaacatttttgtcAGTGTCTACatgtatataacatgtatataaatCTCTAAAGCTCATTCTAACTCCTTCtttggtcctggacaagtcatttgatctgCACCATAATtgcctcacctataaaatattGCTGACTCTAAGAGTGAgaaggcttgggggggggggggggctattCCCAGCTGGACCTTTAAGATCTTTAGAGAACTACTTTCCCTCTAAAAGTCttcatttccttgtctataaaataacaGTTGAACTTTACTAGacaatctctaaagtctctttcagctttaaatttatgatcttataaactagattatctctaatttaaatctgtaagtaaaagtttaaaaaatatatttctgaaatgCTGACCATTTAAGACTTGCAAAGAGAATGGAGTAACAGGAAAatattgtccaaaaaaaaaacacttcatggaaattttcattattgtttttttatgttGAGACTTGGCACTCATCTCCAACACCTGATATGTGGCATGGCTctgtctagtgcagtgatgggcatgTGGGAAGCCactaagagaatagataaaaatctgagactcctcttttgaccccttttgtcattcttgtgatttcttgttgaaaagtattgtggccttattgaaaagctttaagttcctggcaaacctgaatttaaagggttaacactgttcccctttgaccaggaatgcggctgcctggtatagccaaggccaaaatcttagcagggACAATCCAACCCTGAGAAAAACACTCCCTGACTTGACTTTTTGATaatcagccttggccttggtctgttctgaagccaatgagactttttgtgttttgatatggcataatttgtaacttctgtgcatctgtgaagttcaggggtggggggggggggggagagagagagttcttttgtgtgaaatgagtcttgaaacatatataataaactccatgctcctggagccagagctggaagaatGAAGTAAAAGATCTTcatgtcccattatttccttatcaactaaactgtccttatcagattatcagaaatgataaagagatctcaacagggcaaactttttaaagagggtgctgaaggaaaggaaatgctcatctgtcagtctgtttctaaggcaactctttccaagtttcattgtactgtatcctactcattgcattggtcagattaggaataatgtcacctagatagaacattccagggggccacatctggcacgcgggccgtagtttgcccatcacatgTCTAGTGAATGACACCCTTAAATGATAATACTCAATGACACTCAAATTTTAGATTCCAATGTAACTCAGATATGGCTCTACAGCAGAAGACTAGACCCAGGATAAGAAGTTCTGAATTTGTGACCTTAGTTATATCAGTTAAGAAATTgaggctttaaaaattatttacaaaatgatGATGTTGGTGCTTATTTATTAAACTTAAGGATCAATAAGTTAATGTTCATGACATTACATaattatcaaatattattttgttttacctGTGATGAAAGTCCCTTTGGGTCCTTAAAGTGTtcagcaataaaaatattataacctGTGCGAGGTTTTTTGGGTTTTCCAAAGACTGTTAACTCctgaataacaaaaagaaaagagttagAAATTTCTAGGAAAACGGCCTGACAAAAATTAGACATAAGACATAGACATAGAAAAAGAcgtagacatagacatagacataaaAGAAAAGAGTTAGAAATTTCTAGGAAAACGGCCTGACAAAAattagacatagacatagacatagacctTACACTGCATACTAAGAAAAGCTCTAAATGAGTACATGACTTAAGACATAACAAGtgatgggagagattaggtttagatcaatatctcacaccctacaccaagataaattcagaatgggtgaatgacttgaatataaagagggaaactataaataagttaagggaacacaaaatagtatacctgtcagatctctgggaaaggaaagattttaaaaccaagcaagagttagagaaaattacaaaatgtaaattaaatggttttgattatattaagctaaaaagcttttgtacaaacaaaaataatgtagtcaaaatcagaagggaaacaacaaattgggaaaaaatctttataacaaaaaactctgacaggggtctaattactcaaatatacaaggagttaaagcaattgtataaaaaaaatcaagccattccccaattgaaaaatgggcaagagacatgaataggcaattttcaggtaaagaaatcaaaaatatcaataagcacatgagaaagtgttctaaatctctaataattagagaaatgcaaatcaaaacaactctgaggtatcacctcacacctagcagattggccaaaatgaaagaaggggagagtaatgaatgctggaggggatgtggcaaaattgggacattaatgcattgctggtggagttgtgaaatgatccaaccattctggctggcaatttggaactatgctcaaagactgcctgccctttgatccagccataccattgttgggtttgtaccccaaagagatcataaacaaacagacttgtacgaaaatatttatagctgcgctttttgtggtggcaaagaactggaaaaggagggtatgtccttcaattggggaatggctgaacaaactgtggtatatgctggtgatggaatactattgtgctaaaaggaataataaactggaggagttccaggcgaactggaaagacctccaggaattgatgcagagcgaaaggagcagagccagaagaacattgtacacagagactgaaatactgtggtaaaatcgaatgcaatggacttctgtaccagcaacaatgcaatgacccaggacaattctgtgggatttatggtaaagaacgctacccacattcagaggaagaactgcaggggaggaaacatataagaaaaacaactgcttgaatgcatgggcttaggcagacatgactggggatgtagactcgaaactaccacaccaatgcaactatcaataatttggaaataggtcttgatcaaggacacatgttaaaaccagtggaaatgtgcatcggccatgggtggggggagagtgggaggtgaaggggaaagcaagagcatgaatcatgtaaccatgttaaaaatgattattaataaatgtttaaattttttaaaaaaggtaataaCAGGTGTTACTATAACCCACTTTCATctgtttcttctctaaaatgggagcATTGGATTAGATAGGGGATTAAGGTTCCCCTCCCACCCTAAAACCTGTGATCCTATTGTTAAGACatgaataaaaaatgtaaaattacaaaaaaaaaaaaaacaaaaagaaagtcagATCAAGTGTGGCGGCTGAACACAAAGTCATGTTGTTTTTAAATGCGTTTaccaaaggaaagtaatgcattgctggtggagttgtgaatggatccaaccattctggatggcaatttggaataatgcacaaagggctttaaaagactgcctgccctttgatccagccataccactgctgggtttgtaccctaaagcgataataaggaaaaagacttgttcaaaaatattcatagctgtgctctttgtgatgacaaaaaattggaaaatgagggggtatcatccgattggggaatggctgaacaaatcgtggtatctgctggtgatagaatactattgtgctaaaggaataacaaactggaggaattccatgtgaactggaacgacctccaggaagcgatgcagagcaaaaggagctgaaccagaagaacatcgtacacaggGACTTATACaactgtagcacaatcaaatggaACTGACtctgctactagtaacaatgcaatgatccaggagacaCTATCCatattctgagaaagaactgggggagcagaaatgcagaagaaaaatatatgctcaatcaAGTGGTTCGGTGGGGATaggactggggatgtagactctaaatgatcactctattgcaaatattaataacatgaaaataggtcttgatcaatgatacatatataacccagtggaaatgcttgctGGCtatgggagatggggagggaaagaacatgaatcatgtaaccacggcaaaacacattaattaattaattaaatggagatttaaaataaaatactttgcaagccttaaaaaaATGAGTTCACCAATTCATTCCCAGTTTCTTCTTTGCttagtacatttaaaaaaaaaaaaaaaaaaagtcagtctgGGCATCATCaagaagccaggcctagagacgggaggtcctaggttcaaatctggcctcagacacttcccagctgtgtgaccctgggcaagtcacttgacccccattgcccacccttaccactcttccacctacgaaccaatacacagaagttaagggtttaaaaaaaaaaaaaagaactaactcATAATTTGgtcacatatataaaaattatttccaattttgaACATCCAGTTAAAAATAAAGATCCACATAAAAATAAGATATCACTGGAATTAAGGCACTGGGTGTCAGATTATTGTCAACATAAACACTCAAGTTCCTCAGTGAGATAACAAGAAACAGAGATGAAAACAGTAAGTCAGGTACGAGTCAGAGAGACAATTGGAAGAATGATCTTGAAGTTGGGAGAAGACATCAGTGATGGGGAAAAGAGTCACTCTGCTTGCTCCCTGATGTCTTATTCATCAGTGTTTTCAAGGCCAAATGCAATGAGACCAGTGAACAAAGGTCACTAAAGGTTGGAGGTAGAGAATACAGTGAAATTAGATATCCAGGTTTGTACTTAGTAAGATTGCTCTCAGTCCCAAATAATCCAAACTGATGAGGAACTACTCTAAACAGTAGATTAAGAAATactcacacacacaaagaagATAGTACTAAAATTACCACgtttaatatgaaatatataaaaacaaaacaaaaatatgaactgTGCATAGTGGAAAACATAGCTTCCAATGCattcttttttcctgttctttgttagggaaatgttcatatttttcaaatttataatggagaaaactttaaaaacaaaacactaccaGGAAAAGTACAAACAGCTACACATTTACGTTAACTCTGATCCTTTGTCAGAGGAAATTAGGTTTATactcactctttttttctttattatttcttttctagccctttttatctgcttctcttctttcaaatttcttttttgatcattaTCAAGCTCTGCTTTATATTTAGAGAGCTCTTCAcggtattttttaaaatctgcctTGGTAGCTTCTTCATATACCTAAATATGCAAAAGCGTAACAGTCAAAGAACCATTATCACTAAGTTGTTGCAATTGAGTATATCACCTCAAACTTAGTAAGGAAAAAAGCAGCATCACTTTAGGCAGAGGCAACTTCAGTTACTAGGTGGGAGTTAAACACGCTGGCATCATGTATACCTTATTTGTTTGACTATAGTAGATGATTTAATGAGATTTTTACTGAAAATTAAATTGTACCTCAAAAGTACAAATACCCATcactaaaaagaaacaaaattcttacaagcccaaaaggttttcttaaaatcatttttcGTATTGAAAAAGATGTATTTGGACAATGCATAATTGCTACAAGAGTTTGGGATTTTactccaaaggggaaaggtaggaaggaggaaaaatagatttttgatcactgaaaaagaaataattttttttaaagagtgtatCCTTTTCTAAATCTGCTTTGCATAAAACCCAAGCATAGCTGCCTCAGTGCTTCAGCATCTATATTCTATCTAGGTATGGATTTAATAGCCCTAAGGGCTCCTATTTCTATAGCACAGTTCAAATACACAAGACACTTTTCTTATATTCACTTGTGAGGTGGACTCAAAGTGTTAGTGTTCTCATATTCCAGTTTTTAAGGCAAAGGAGAGTGAAGTGACTAACCCAGATTTAGAGCCAAGAAATACTGAACCTGAGGCTTGGACACAAGGTTTTTGGACTATATTAAGTATTCTTTACAAGCATGCTACAAAGTCCCTAACAAATACAGGTTACGAGACTGAGGTTTTTCATAGCCCTCGAGCACCAGCCAATCCATTGGCCATCTGACCTCTAAAATTCAAGGTACCATTAACAGCCCagagtggtggcaaagaatgacACTCACTTTCTTCTCTGATTCTGGAAGCTCTCTCCAGGTTTGAGCAAGTGCCTTAACTACTTCTGTTCTCTTcaaatctgaagaaggaaattaaacATTAGTTTTTGCATGACTAAAAATTTCTAAAACAGTGCAATTCAGTGGTGTCTTTTCCTAAACAAATGTATATTATGAAATCACTATGCCAATAACCTAAAATGCTATTATCTTGAGTCAAATAATCCAAAACAAAAGTTTTCTGAGCAGCTTCAAAGTCCTCAAGCCTTTTCTGACTTTTAGTTGATGGTCACCATATATAATTTCTCAGACATGTTAAACCGAAATCACGCCCATGATGAACCTCAGAAGAGCAGATCAGGCTGGGCTCCAAATCACTGTAAGTTTTATATCAAGTATCTAACAAAAATGCTCCACTGATCTTATTTTAGATATCTTatatttcttcataaaaataaCTTCAAACATATTATCCTCAAATTCATCCATTACTCCCATATCTTTTCCCTTAATTGGAAGAATGAGATGCaagttttttaaaaggacatttcCCCTGTGCCCGGCCACAATAAATTTGGAGCGTGTGACCTAGTTTAAAGGGATGGATTACTTGCTACTGTTTCTTTAACATGTGCTGCTGtggttttctcttctttatgGTGGAAGCTAATAAACGGGAATGTATGAGTGTCTTTAGCCTTTCAGAAAGTCAGTGATTTATAGCAGTCTTAGATGAGTTACTGCTTCCTTAAAACGCTGTTCAGACCAGTAGGCAAATACCATGTGATCCTCCTCACTTGCTCCCACTACCACCCACTGTTGTGATGCCATTTTTATTACCTCAAACACCTGTGACTTCATCCATGTAGGTACTCTCTGAACAAACAGAATTCAAGCCTTCTAAACGCTTACTAATCTATCCCAGGGCACCAAGCATAACATCTGGAGCAGAGGACACACATTTACTAAAAGCTTACTGAATAATTGATACTCTCCTTGAGAAATATGATAGCCAAAAATACCCTGTGGAAAGCCTGGTGATGAAATCTCTCTGAACTAGGCTACCAAGGTCCTTGCACTTGAATCCAGGCTGATAGAACCTTTGATCATTTATACTCCACTGGCATAGTCTTCAAACATCTGAGGTCATCTATGCCATGAGGAAGTATCGGAATAGACTTCACCAGAACCACAAAAGTTTTACATAAAACTTTATGAATGGAAATAACAGCCACTCTCTGTGGTTTCTCTGTCTTCATGCATGCCAATCTTGCTGTTCTTCTTTAGTTAGGGGTCACTATTTCAGATCCCTGCAGTGCCATAAAATTGCTGAGAATCAAGACATAAAAGAGAAGCATGGGCTGACTTCTTCCCTGGAGGTCACAAGGTATCTTCTCACAGATACCATCTGACAACTCATCTCTGGTTACTCATCAAAGAAACTCTTCTTAAATCGCATGAAAAATACTTATTTTCAAAGTTAAATAGCTTCCGAAAAACTCAAAAGCCTCTCACTTACTCTTGTTATCATCATAGCAGGGAGGGGCATGGGTTCTATAGTTTGCCTCCTTGTTACAAATTAAAGAAACACAAAACTTAAGTGATATTCTCCTGCCTGACAAAATTAGCAGAAAAATCCCATGCCTTcttttctgtgttatttccatAAGGTGCCATGGAGAAGTAGGCGCCCATAAAAAGTAACTTACCTGGATTTTGTTGTTTAAGTTGGGCTTGCCGATCCATTACAAATCGAATGTATGCCGTCAAGGGCTTCTTTGGAACATTACATAGAGTACAGTCTTTCATAAACTTCTCCAATGCATAGATAGAACTGTTTTGAATAAAAGTTCAATTTAGATTCAGGTTTTGTTCATTACAAGGAACTAATCTCTTGAAATAAACATTCACccacatttgtaaagcactaagcCCCAAGGAACTTAATCACACAAGTCTCTGAGGCAGTTAGTACAAGGATTACAAATGATGTTCAactgatgggggaaaaaaaaatcccaaggttCCGAGACATTATATGGCAGGGCTGGTGAACCTTTTCCAAGTTCGAATGGCCAGAGGGgcaggacatgcaaaaaatgtccctGGGCACTTGGGAAGAAGGGAATCAGAGCAGCTTCCCCAATGCCAGCTGTGCACATGTGCCACAGCTTCGTCAACAAGGTGATATGGCTTGTCCCTGGTCACAGACTCTAAGTATTAGGGTACCAAGTAAGACCAAATAAGCCTGAAATAGAAGTCCTAGGCTACAAGGCCTCAGATTTCAGAAGAGGTAAttgaggggtggggggtgggggggagagagaggagagggagaagagagaaagggaagtgcTTTGAGGTAAAGATGTAAAGTGGTGACAATGTATAACGTAACAATCTTAAAGAAAAAGCACATGTGTAACAAAAAGGACAATATATCATAGCaacatcatgacaaaaaaagttgggaaaaatgccaccaatcaataagcattttctaAGTGCTCAGGTCACACATTATCACTGGGGACACACAatgcccttgccctcaaggagctcaggaGACAAAATGTAAGGGAGCTGTGGGGGCTCCCCACCTGGGAGACATATAGCTAGATAGCTAAGTAGATAAAGAAATAGGCCTAGACTCAGGAGAAcagattgaaatctggcctcagacaccctAACAGTGTGACttgaggcaaatcacttaacccttattatCTAGCCCAGCACTGGCAAAGTACTGGTACCTGTGCAGTTCCCACTCTTCTCAGTCcccaggacattttttgcatgtcctgaccctctgtccagctgcccaaagtgagtacttcctccctcctctctctgtggTAATTGGTGGGAGGGAGGAACCTTCAGGCAGTCCTCACAGGCAGTTTGAAGTTGCAATTTGGACCCaagaacttgaaaaccttcaccaaccCTGGCCTAGCGCCCTTGTCATTCTgttttaagagttgttactaagaaagaaaaagttaaaaaaaacttcacCTCTAGAAGAATACATCTTGCCAAATAACCTCAGACATGAGGTCTCTAGCAGCTGAGGGTGAGTAAGGCTGAATCATCAAGAAAAAAGCTACTGTAAAAGACtagatttgagttgagtcttaaaagaagccagaagaggtggaggtgaggaggaaaagTATTCTAGGCAGAGGCAACAGCCAAAGGCAAGGTGATGGAGCATCATGCTAgaagaacagcaagtaggccaatGTATACAATGTATGGAAGTCCAGGGTAAGCatagaaaggcaggaaggaggcATATCGTAGAATGTAGGAAGAGACGAAGAAAGAAGACAACCAACTAGAAGACTTCTGCAATAGTCCTAAGCAGGAAGGAAATTGGATCTACACCAGCATGCTGGCCAAGTGAGTGGAGAGATGAGACTTATGCCTTGATCTTATTGACTTTGAGAAACCAATGATATGCTCAATTTTACAAACTCTAAAAGGCAATTATTGGTATCATAGTCTTAGAGATCAGAAAAGACTGGCTATTTAGAGTTGAGTATTCAATGATCTGAGAAATGGATGAATGAGTTATGGTTTAATTACTGGGTCAGGAAAGACTATAAAGTattatagaatgaaaaaaagcagtcaaaagaaaaagatacatAATTACTACAGTAATGTAAATGAAGCCAAGATGTAGAGGTAACAAAACTCTGGTCAAATATAGCAGCCACTGTTAATATGCTGTCAAAGTTAAAGGACAAAAATCCCTTGTTTCTGTTAATAAATTAATGGTAGAGGAAGGAGGGTGTACTTTGTGAAGAAGTTTGAATAGTAAGGCAAtggatcataaaaataaaatgcatcaaCAAATGTAAACAATTAAATATgaggaaaggggggggggcgCCAAAAACATAGGGAATTGGTATCTGCCATACTGAGATTAAAAAGATCTTAGAAGATCTCGtagtccaacctcctccttttacaaataagaaaactgaggttcaatgaGAGAATTTCCCCTAgttcacaaaaagtcagaatTTAAACAAAGCTCCTCCAACTCTTAATCCTGTACTCTTTTCAATAAAGtaattagtcaacaagcatttaagatttacaggggcagctgggtggctcattggactgagagccaggcctagggacagaaggtgctaggttcaaatctggtctcagacaattccaagctgtgtgaccctgggcaagtcacaacccccattgcctagcccttaccactcttctgccttggaaccaatacacttaattgtaagatggaaggtataacagttaaaaaaaaaaaaaagatttacaatatgagggacagccaggcctggagacagaaggtcctgggctAAAATATGACCTAAGAacctttctagctctatgacttggacaagttacttaaatcccattgcttagtccttatatctcttcggtcttagaattgatacttagtaaaGATGCTTGTAAAGATTTACAACATGCTAATCACTGGGGATACATAGACAAAAAAGGAAGCACCGAAGGCCTTTGGAAAAACTGCTATCTCCCTTCTTCAGACCTTACTGCCTGTCTAGTAAACGATGTTGGTCCGGATGTCATCTAAACTGCCTCTGGCTCGGCTCTGGGCTTCTCGGGCAGGCTGTGAACTAGCTTTGGTTCCCCCCTCACGCTGCCGGTTTCCCTCGCTCTCCCATGTGTCTCGCAGTGGTCCTTTCCCCGCCTTCGGGACCCACGCGGGTTCTGGAGG is from Gracilinanus agilis isolate LMUSP501 chromosome 2, AgileGrace, whole genome shotgun sequence and encodes:
- the TFAM gene encoding transcription factor A, mitochondrial produces the protein MAAGAAALLLRGGWRALRALDRPAALRAAAGVDRGLLGPPPPSSIYALEKFMKDCTLCNVPKKPLTAYIRFVMDRQAQLKQQNPDLKRTEVVKALAQTWRELPESEKKVYEEATKADFKKYREELSKYKAELDNDQKRNLKEEKQIKRARKEIIKKKRELTVFGKPKKPRTGYNIFIAEHFKDPKGLSSQEMLKALNQEWKNLAFTRKQVYLQLAEDDKIRYANEIKSWEEKMLEIGREDLLRFSKLKDKLGKDLEKIY